A window from Acidobacteriota bacterium encodes these proteins:
- a CDS encoding FAD-binding oxidoreductase, whose translation MPGATTAALLARLAGRAGPGAAVRAGGDDDAVDGVQPRLVAALGTGEGVAATLAWASSEGLSVRVSGGGTKQQWGAPGGTVDLSLSTARLSRVLEHRHGDLTATVEAGAPLGSVNAALGTHGQRLPWDPPWPERATIGGIVATNDSGPHRHGHGAPRDSIIGVTIARMDGRTAKAGGIVVKNVAGYDLARLLTGSFGCLGVILTATFKLAPAPPASRTVEVTVDSLEDATPVAADLAASSLTPTAIEVAWAPARLLARFESVEASVAQQAEAACAIVGERGSAAVLGGEEERAAWGRHAAHWSPGGTLVKLSTAPAELFPTLVWLRDRAAKDGIEMAAGGRAGLGVVDLRLDGPLEAQAGLIAALRERLPIGRGSAVIRRGDAALRQRIDAWGAIGDGMRVMMAIKRQFDPAGLLNPGRGPGGL comes from the coding sequence ATGCCGGGTGCGACGACCGCCGCGCTGCTCGCTCGGCTTGCCGGGCGGGCGGGGCCAGGCGCCGCCGTGCGCGCAGGGGGCGATGACGACGCTGTCGACGGCGTACAGCCGCGCCTGGTGGCCGCGCTGGGGACGGGCGAGGGCGTGGCTGCGACGCTCGCCTGGGCGTCGTCCGAAGGGCTCTCGGTGCGGGTCTCCGGGGGTGGAACCAAGCAGCAGTGGGGGGCGCCCGGGGGGACCGTGGACCTGTCGCTCTCCACTGCCAGGCTCTCGAGGGTTCTGGAGCATCGGCACGGCGACCTGACCGCGACGGTGGAGGCCGGAGCGCCCCTGGGGTCGGTCAATGCGGCGCTGGGAACGCACGGCCAGCGCCTTCCCTGGGATCCGCCGTGGCCGGAGCGGGCGACCATCGGCGGCATCGTGGCCACCAACGACAGCGGTCCCCATCGCCACGGCCACGGCGCCCCGCGCGACTCCATCATCGGCGTGACGATAGCCCGCATGGACGGCCGAACGGCGAAGGCCGGCGGCATCGTCGTCAAGAACGTCGCCGGCTACGATCTCGCGCGCCTGCTGACGGGCTCCTTCGGTTGCCTGGGGGTCATCCTCACCGCGACCTTCAAGCTCGCGCCCGCGCCGCCGGCCTCGCGTACCGTGGAGGTGACGGTCGATTCCCTGGAGGATGCGACGCCTGTCGCCGCCGATCTCGCCGCCTCGTCGCTGACGCCGACGGCGATCGAGGTCGCCTGGGCGCCGGCGCGTCTGCTGGCGCGCTTCGAGTCGGTCGAGGCCTCCGTCGCCCAGCAGGCGGAGGCGGCCTGCGCCATCGTCGGCGAGCGCGGTTCCGCTGCCGTGCTCGGCGGGGAGGAGGAGCGGGCGGCCTGGGGCCGGCACGCGGCGCACTGGTCGCCGGGCGGGACCCTCGTCAAGCTGAGCACGGCGCCCGCGGAGCTGTTCCCGACGCTCGTCTGGCTGCGTGACCGCGCGGCGAAGGATGGAATCGAGATGGCGGCGGGGGGGCGCGCCGGACTCGGGGTGGTCGACTTGCGCCTCGACGGGCCCCTCGAAGCGCAGGCGGGTCTGATCGCCGCTCTCCGCGAGCGACTGCCGATCGGCCGCGGTTCGGCGGTAATCCGCAGGGGCGACGCGGCGCTGCGGCAACGCATCGATGCCTGGGGGGCGATCGGCGACGGGATGCGGGTGATGATGGCGATCAAGCGCCAGTTCGATCCGGCCGGCCTGCTGAACCCCGGCCGTGGCCCCGGCGGTCTGTAG
- a CDS encoding FAD-binding protein: protein MESHVITGLERIVGPDGIVRDDAELLTYETDGLVKLRSKPGVAVLPTSAEQVQRVVRLCHEHKVPFVARGQGTGLSGGAMPHPDGVLIVMTRMNRILDVDIPNRRITVEPGVMNLDVSKAVAGAGYYYAPDPSSQVICSIGGNLAENSGGAHCLKYGFTVHHVLGVEAVLPDGELVRLGGPALDAPGLDLLGVLVGSEGTLAVVTKVVLNLLRKPAAVETLLAAFDSTEAAGNAVSGIIGAGIIPAAVEMMDRVTIEAAEAAVHPNFPKTEAILIVELDGAEADVSALFTRVEEVCNEARASEIQIARTAEQRARFWQGRKAAFAAMGRVSPSYYVQDGVIPRTRLPEVLSRIRDLSERSGLKIGNVFHAGDGNLHPLVCYDERIPGQADLAQEVASEILTYCLDADGSITGEHGVGADKAEHLPKMFSESDLDTMQLVRCAFDPGYICNPGKVFPTPRLCGEVPGPYRRHPAEAAGLAERV, encoded by the coding sequence ATGGAAAGCCACGTCATCACCGGGCTCGAGCGCATCGTCGGGCCGGACGGCATCGTGCGCGACGACGCCGAGCTGCTCACCTACGAGACCGACGGCCTCGTCAAGCTGCGCTCCAAGCCGGGCGTAGCGGTGCTGCCCACCTCGGCCGAACAGGTGCAGCGCGTCGTACGGCTCTGCCACGAGCACAAGGTCCCGTTCGTGGCGCGCGGTCAGGGGACCGGCCTGTCCGGCGGAGCGATGCCGCATCCCGACGGCGTGCTGATCGTGATGACGCGGATGAACCGCATCCTGGACGTCGACATTCCGAACCGCCGCATCACGGTCGAGCCGGGCGTGATGAACCTCGACGTCAGCAAGGCGGTGGCGGGCGCCGGCTATTACTACGCGCCCGATCCGTCGAGCCAGGTGATCTGCTCCATCGGCGGCAACCTCGCCGAGAACTCCGGCGGCGCGCACTGCCTGAAGTACGGCTTCACCGTGCACCACGTGCTCGGGGTGGAAGCGGTCCTGCCGGACGGCGAGCTGGTGCGCCTGGGCGGTCCGGCCCTCGATGCTCCCGGGCTCGACCTGCTCGGGGTGCTGGTCGGGTCGGAGGGCACGCTGGCCGTGGTCACGAAGGTCGTCCTCAATCTGCTGCGCAAGCCGGCCGCGGTCGAGACGCTGCTGGCCGCGTTCGACTCCACGGAGGCGGCGGGGAACGCGGTGTCCGGCATCATCGGGGCCGGGATCATTCCCGCCGCGGTGGAGATGATGGACCGGGTGACGATCGAGGCGGCCGAGGCGGCGGTCCACCCGAACTTCCCCAAGACCGAGGCGATCCTGATCGTCGAGCTCGACGGCGCCGAGGCGGACGTGTCGGCGCTCTTCACCCGCGTCGAGGAGGTCTGCAACGAGGCCCGCGCGAGCGAGATCCAGATCGCGCGCACGGCCGAGCAGCGGGCGCGCTTCTGGCAGGGCCGCAAGGCCGCCTTCGCGGCGATGGGGCGGGTCTCGCCGAGCTACTACGTCCAGGACGGCGTCATCCCGCGCACCCGGCTCCCTGAGGTGCTCAGCCGCATCCGCGATCTGTCGGAGCGATCCGGTCTCAAGATCGGCAACGTGTTCCACGCCGGCGACGGCAATCTCCACCCCCTGGTCTGCTACGACGAGCGGATTCCGGGGCAGGCCGATCTCGCGCAGGAGGTCGCATCCGAGATCCTGACCTACTGCCTCGACGCCGACGGTTCGATCACCGGCGAGCACGGCGTGGGCGCCGACAAGGCCGAGCACCTGCCGAAGATGTTCAGCGAGAGCGACCTCGACACGATGCAGCTCGTGCGGTGCGCCTTCGATCCCGGCTACATCTGCAACCCGGGCAAGGTGTTTCCGACGCCGCGACTGTGCGGCGAGGTGCCCGGGCCGTACAGGAGGCATCCGGCCGAGGCAGCGGGTCTGGCGGAGCGCGTTTGA
- a CDS encoding peptidase M64 codes for MHVKQGRRPWFKASAAVALAACAAAIGLASGSGAPGRREAVGQAASGAAGFDTHFIDRTMRVDYFHSGGRGTEIFALDRVVSDGPWAGSRTRLVDDLNLGKYLFEVIDRRTNRVIYSRGFASIYGEWETTPESREIHRTFHESLRFPWPRRPVQVVLKVRDAENSFHEIWSTVVDPGSRFVNPTARAPAGEVWPLFTSGPPQEKVDLLILGDGYTEDELDKFRSGATRLTDALFEEEPFLSRKNDFNVWGIDLPSAESGVSRPRAGQFRRTPLSVEYNIFDSERYLLTYDNRALRDAASAAPYEFIEILVNEEQYGGGGIFNFQATVAADTGFAEYVFIHEFGHHFAGLADEYYTSDVAYETGAAYHPEPWEPNVTALHDPDNLKWGDLVDADTPLPTPWDKEAFEAGSTAAQRVRRDLRETGAPESEMDRLFTEQMERETAALSAMPHAGKVGAFEGASYEPTGLYRSEIDCIMFTRNPVGFCRVCQRAISRVIDQYSRP; via the coding sequence ATGCACGTCAAGCAAGGGCGGCGGCCGTGGTTCAAGGCGTCGGCGGCGGTCGCGCTGGCCGCCTGCGCGGCGGCTATCGGATTGGCATCCGGGAGCGGTGCGCCCGGACGCCGAGAAGCGGTCGGCCAGGCCGCGTCCGGCGCCGCAGGCTTCGACACGCACTTCATCGACAGGACGATGCGCGTGGATTACTTCCACTCGGGCGGGCGCGGCACGGAGATCTTCGCGCTCGACCGGGTGGTTTCGGATGGGCCGTGGGCGGGCAGCCGCACCCGGCTGGTCGACGATCTCAATCTCGGCAAGTACCTGTTCGAGGTGATCGACCGCCGGACGAACCGGGTGATCTATTCGCGCGGCTTCGCCTCGATCTACGGCGAGTGGGAAACGACGCCGGAATCGCGGGAGATCCATCGCACGTTCCACGAGTCGCTGCGGTTCCCCTGGCCGCGGCGGCCGGTGCAGGTGGTGCTGAAGGTGCGCGACGCCGAGAACAGCTTTCACGAGATCTGGTCGACCGTCGTGGATCCGGGCTCGCGCTTCGTCAATCCGACCGCCCGCGCGCCGGCCGGCGAGGTCTGGCCGCTGTTCACGAGCGGACCTCCGCAGGAGAAGGTCGATCTGCTGATCCTGGGCGACGGATACACGGAGGACGAGCTCGACAAGTTCCGGTCGGGCGCGACCCGGCTGACCGACGCGCTCTTCGAGGAGGAGCCGTTCCTGAGCCGGAAGAACGACTTCAACGTGTGGGGGATCGATCTTCCGTCGGCGGAGTCGGGGGTCAGCCGTCCGCGCGCCGGCCAATTCCGGCGCACACCGCTCTCGGTCGAGTACAACATCTTCGACTCGGAACGCTATCTGCTGACCTACGACAATCGGGCGCTACGGGACGCCGCGTCCGCCGCGCCGTACGAGTTCATCGAGATCCTCGTGAACGAGGAGCAGTACGGCGGAGGCGGGATATTCAACTTCCAGGCCACTGTGGCGGCCGACACCGGTTTCGCGGAGTACGTCTTCATCCACGAGTTCGGCCATCACTTCGCCGGGCTGGCGGACGAGTACTACACGTCGGACGTGGCCTACGAAACCGGCGCCGCCTATCACCCGGAGCCGTGGGAGCCGAACGTCACCGCGTTGCACGACCCCGACAATCTCAAGTGGGGCGACCTCGTCGACGCGGACACGCCGTTGCCGACACCGTGGGACAAGGAGGCCTTCGAGGCGGGGAGCACGGCGGCCCAGCGCGTGCGCCGCGACCTGCGCGAAACCGGCGCCCCCGAGAGCGAGATGGACCGCCTCTTCACCGAGCAGATGGAGCGGGAGACGGCCGCGCTGTCCGCGATGCCGCACGCCGGGAAGGTCGGCGCGTTCGAAGGCGCCTCGTACGAACCGACGGGGCTCTACCGGTCCGAGATCGACTGCATCATGTTCACGCGCAACCCGGTCGGTTTCTGCCGGGTCTGCCAGCGCGCGATCTCGCGCGTGATCGACCAGTACTCGCGGCCGTAA